In Paracoccaceae bacterium Fryx2, a single genomic region encodes these proteins:
- a CDS encoding phage terminase large subunit family protein gives MGIEMIRRNALRALLPPADLPTADWIEANIYLPQTASALPGRMQLWPYQRGICDALDDPEVERVTVLKSARVGYTALLNGIIAAHVANSPCPILALQPTQDDARDWAVDLEQIFEASPALRGLLSDEADETGRSTMLNRRFPGGSLKFLAAKSPRNLRRHTAKILAMDEIDGFEVSQEGDPITLAEMRTLTFRDRKILAGSTPVFDYGPATRLYDKSDQRIYEVCCPSCGDFSEVRWADIRWTDGDPESAHWACPANGCIVEERHKAAMVAAGRWRATAPDVRGHAGFRINSLISPHFNARWAKLVAEFLQAKRDPATLQVFTNTVLGEPWKTEGDDLDEHELFGRREAFSLSNLPPDVLFLTAGVDCQDDRLECVIMGHSRDSLYVLTHRVFWGPIDGNAVWEELDGLLRQTWQHPHGGVLKIDAACIDSGDGGHTEIVHGFTRSRFGRRVVSIKGVPGFSRAFLERSGGKGQLLWLVGSDAVKSQLFTRLARNSGVRFSDDLGPIYFEQLTSERRMVRYVRGRPQAAFERVKGKRAETLDATVYAWAARQLIGQSAEQRDQELSTPAAPKRAPAVIRSAWLCR, from the coding sequence ATGGGAATTGAGATGATCCGCAGGAATGCCCTGCGCGCCCTTCTGCCGCCCGCCGATCTGCCCACGGCCGATTGGATCGAGGCGAATATCTACCTGCCGCAGACGGCTTCCGCGTTGCCCGGCCGCATGCAGCTTTGGCCCTATCAGCGGGGAATCTGCGATGCCCTGGACGATCCGGAGGTTGAACGGGTAACCGTCCTGAAATCTGCGCGCGTCGGCTACACGGCGCTGTTGAACGGCATCATTGCAGCCCACGTCGCGAACAGCCCGTGCCCCATTCTCGCGCTTCAACCGACTCAAGATGACGCCCGCGACTGGGCTGTCGATCTGGAACAGATATTCGAGGCCAGCCCGGCTTTGCGCGGGCTGCTGTCCGACGAGGCGGACGAGACCGGCCGCAGCACCATGTTGAACCGGCGCTTTCCGGGCGGCAGTCTGAAATTTCTGGCGGCGAAGAGCCCGCGGAACCTGCGGCGGCACACTGCGAAGATCCTCGCAATGGACGAGATTGACGGCTTCGAGGTTTCGCAGGAAGGCGACCCGATCACGCTCGCAGAAATGCGGACCCTGACCTTTCGTGACCGGAAGATCCTGGCGGGCTCGACTCCCGTGTTCGACTATGGCCCGGCGACTCGGCTTTACGACAAGTCGGACCAGCGGATTTACGAGGTCTGTTGCCCGTCCTGCGGCGACTTCTCAGAGGTGCGTTGGGCTGACATTCGGTGGACTGACGGCGACCCGGAGTCGGCGCATTGGGCTTGCCCTGCGAACGGCTGCATTGTCGAGGAACGGCACAAGGCGGCGATGGTGGCCGCCGGCCGCTGGCGGGCCACTGCGCCCGATGTGCGCGGGCACGCGGGCTTCCGAATCAACTCCCTGATCTCGCCGCATTTCAACGCCCGCTGGGCGAAGCTGGTTGCTGAATTCCTGCAGGCAAAACGCGACCCGGCGACGCTGCAGGTTTTCACGAATACCGTGCTGGGCGAACCTTGGAAAACCGAAGGCGACGACCTGGACGAGCACGAGCTCTTCGGGCGACGCGAAGCCTTCAGCCTGTCGAACCTGCCGCCTGACGTCCTGTTTCTGACGGCGGGCGTCGACTGTCAGGACGACCGGCTGGAATGCGTCATCATGGGGCATTCGCGGGACTCGCTCTACGTCTTGACGCATCGCGTTTTCTGGGGGCCGATCGACGGCAACGCGGTATGGGAAGAGCTTGACGGGCTGCTGCGGCAGACCTGGCAGCACCCTCACGGCGGCGTACTGAAGATTGACGCGGCGTGCATCGACTCGGGCGACGGCGGGCACACGGAAATCGTGCATGGCTTCACCCGCTCGCGCTTCGGCCGTCGCGTCGTGTCGATCAAAGGCGTGCCGGGCTTCAGCCGCGCCTTCCTGGAGAGGTCTGGCGGTAAAGGGCAACTGCTTTGGCTTGTGGGCTCAGATGCCGTCAAATCGCAACTGTTCACCCGCCTGGCGCGCAATTCGGGCGTGCGCTTCTCTGATGATCTAGGGCCGATCTACTTCGAGCAACTGACCAGCGAACGGCGCATGGTCCGCTATGTGCGTGGCCGGCCGCAGGCAGCATTTGAACGAGTGAAGGGGAAACGGGCCGAGACGCTGGATGCGACAGTTTATGCATGGGCGGCGCGCCAGCTTATCGGGCAGAGTGCTGAACAGCGCGACCAAGAGCTTTCAACTCCGGCCGCGCCAAAAAGGGCTCCGGCAGTGATCAGATCCGCTTGGCTCTGCCGCTGA